The following coding sequences are from one Solea solea chromosome 4, fSolSol10.1, whole genome shotgun sequence window:
- the bhlha9 gene encoding class A basic helix-loop-helix protein 9 yields the protein MSCSSVTGSEFSEEELEELGVLGQEEDEGSPKPFQDSESATSSPSDPEEGQTKKRNRPVRSKARRMAANVRERKRIMDYNQAFNALRIALNHDLSGKRLSKIATLQRAINRISALSVFLSTNPPSKPCTHRECNRASVGPAGTGTPRPDQTRVPVPHMEHQSYLPWQASIPHQMQPQQPRHVHRLPAEPHVYMDNTMSSCPPSPHYPCYPTEGQLYASHGHCSSPHNHPPSPLRYPQVAEGLGYQPGMWASCTQGYMDTFAEPPPALGLPWQVGYKQEPAHSLSLCSDIL from the coding sequence ATGAGCTGCAGCAGTGTTACAGGTTCCGAATTCTCCGAGGAAGAGCTGGAGGAGCTTGGTGTTCTGGGccaagaggaggatgaggggaGTCCCAAGCCTTTCCAAGACAGCGAGAGCGCAACCAGCAGCCCGAGTGACCCAGAGGAAGGTCAGACCAAGAAACGCAACCGGCCAGTCCGCTCCAAGGCCCGACGAATGGCTGCAAATGTCAGAGAGCGAAAGCGCATCATGGACTACAACCAGGCCTTCAATGCCCTACGCATTGCTCTGAACCATGACCTCAGTGGGAAAAGGCTGTCCAAGATCGCCACACTGCAGAGGGCCATCAACCGCATCTCTGCTCTCTCAGTGTTCCTGAGCACAAACCCGCCGAGCAAACCGTGCACCCACCGGGAGTGCAACAGAGCGTCTGTGGGGCCAGCGGGGACAGGAACACCTCGACCCGACCAAACCAGAGTGCCGGTTCCTCACATGGAGCATCAGAGTTACCTCCCCTGGCAGGCGTCCATCCCTCACCAGatgcagccacaacaacctCGCCATGTGCACAGATTGCCCGCAGAGCCGCACGTCTACATGGACAACACCATGTCGTCGTGTCCCCCGTCCCCGCACTATCCTTGTTACCCCACCGAGGGACAGCTTTATGCCTCACATGGACACTGCAGCAGCCCACACAACCACCCGCCCAGTCCGTTGCGATACCCTCAGGTGGCTGAGGGGTTGGGGTACCAGCCAGGGATGTGGGCCTCCTGTACTCAGGGATACATGGACACTTTTGCAGAGCCGCCTCCAGCTCTGGGGCTCCCGTGGCAAGTGGGCTACAAGCAAGAGCCAGCGCACAGCCTGTCTCTGTGCTCTGACATACTGTAA